TTGACCATGCATCTACTTGATAAAGTTGGTGATAAATTATTGTTAATTACTGATGAAATTTACAAATTGGTGAATGGTGATGAACTTGATCCTGTATAAAACTATAATGACCTGGCAATTTCTCTTATTATATGCTACCAAAACAATTTTTACACCTTtaatgatcaaaaccaacttctATTTCAAGTAGAAAGGTATGTAACTGTTGTTGTTATACCATCGATGTCATTGTATTAGTTAATATAAATAAGTTTTAATAAGATGAGCACTTTTTGTGAGCACTGCTTCTAGATATCTGCTTATGTCCAGTCTGCAAATCCAATGCCTGGATGGCTTATATCTATTTGTTCATCCCCGTTTTGTTATGCAAAGTCATCACTGCCCATTTCAGCTTTACTCGGAGATTCAGAGAATGGTGGAAATAATCTGCCAGCAGCCCAACATTTCTAATTAGTTTGCCATCTTTCGTTGGCCTCCTTTATTTTAAAATGAGTTTGACTAAAGATAATACTCTTTCTTGTTGATGTCCAGGTTGCACTGGATCTTACTGAAGAGGAAAAACAGCAGCTTAGAAATTTGGATGATGCTGACAGGTACTGTCGGactttttattttactttattttgaTTTATGTTACTTGTCACAAGATGCAAATTATAATGACTACCCAGTCTTGGCTTAGGTGTATTGATGTAGGCCGTGAAGTGAAGAGAAAAGAAGATATGTTTGTCCACATTCATGTATTTAAATTGAAAATTATTCTAATATGGGTCCTAGTGTCTCTGATTTCATTTGAAAACAAGTTATGTTTATCAACATTCAAGTATATTAAAATCCATAGAGAAACATTAGAGTTTTAACACATAATCAACCTTTTCTAGGTTGTAATGTTTATTTGATTTCATTTGTCTTTAATGTATGCCAACATCACTTATTCATCGTTTATTATTCTTACTATCTTAGGTGAAATACACATTTGTGCATCATATGGGATCGTTTTATAGACTTACTACATGCCTTATTTTGATGAATTGATCTTTACTCTTTAGTACGCTGTACAATTGTAAGCAACATGGGCTAGTCATTAAATAGTTATGTACTAAGGCTGATGTTCCATTTTGGTAGTTAAACTCAATATGCCCTGACCTGGTAATTACACTTTATTGAAATGGGTAATTTGGTAATCTGATAACCTGATGACCTGTTTCTTGCTTATATGGCATTTCTCTGCTGAGGTGGCTATAACTGAATTACCAGTATCCAAGACATTGTTTGATCTACTTTTTTGTTTGACCAGTGAAGTGAGCTGTCCAATTGTTGGTTGTGGAGCCAATTTGAGATCGTTGGTAGAGTTTGAAGATCATTACAATGCAAGGCATACAGCTTCTTGTTCTGTCTGTTCTAGAGTATACCCTACATCTCGCCTGCTTGGCATACACGTATCAGAGGCACACGATTCTTTCTTCCAAGCAAAAGTCGCACGAGGTTATGCTATGGTAATTCTTCATCTTCTGTTGCACTTCACAATCAGTGTTTTGGGTCTAAACAGGCCGGGGAAGGCTAGTTTGGTTGGTCATTCTAACTGTCCGAGGGACCGTGGGTGAAAACAAACAGTGAAAGTAGTAACAATATTCGTAAATAGCTTGCACAAGGAACGATATCTATAACTTTGACCAGACCATGGGGACGAATTTTTGAAAGTTTAATTTGTTAACATTTTCTTTCGAAAGTTGAATCCTTTTTAGGGGAGAGAGAAAATACTACTTTCCCCTATATAGAAATGTGTCAAAACTATTGTTTTATGCACTTTAAACTTATGTTACATATATTATTGAAATAATAATCATATTTTCTTGTAAAAGTAAAGACTGATTGTTGATAGCTGATTTTTGTTCTTTCTATTTTACCCTTTAATTTTCATATTATGTAACAGTATGAATGCCTTGTTGAGGGATGTGGTATGAAGCTCAAAAGCTACAAAAGTCGGCATCAACATCTAATGGACAAACACAACTTCCCTTCTTCGTTCGACTTCTTTAAAAAGGCCCAACCATCAAAAAAAGAAAGATCGAAGAAAAACCAACGTAAACAACACCATGCCACATTTACCACAGAAAATGAAGAAGGAGCGAGTGCAAGTGCGATGCAAGTAGAAGAAGAGACTCTGAATGGCCTTGTTTCAGCTGTTTCCAAACTGACTACTTCTGATTCCACTCCTTCGGCTATTAGTTTTGGTCGGCGCCATACTCGTGGCTTGACATTTGTCCCTCGTGCTGTTCAACATGAAACAAAGAAATGAACTTCTTTAGTATGCTGAGGTAGTTATTGTGGTAGGCAAATTATGGTTACAACTTACAAGGAGTGTTTGGTTCCCtatatgtttttgaaatcatatgAACCATGGAATGTAATTCAATGTGGTATGTTGAAAAGGATGGTCTTCTTGTTGAACAGTAAATTTACATGTCACCGTGCCAAGTTTGCTTCCACGGCTCTTCACTCGGCATTATATGCTAATTCAGATCCAAAGGGGTCTGCTTCTAAACATACACATTGGGTTGAGGCTATCCATAATGAGCTCTCTGCCCTTGAAAACAATAAAACTTGGACACTTGTTCCTCGACCTTCGTCACAAAAATGTTATTGTCTCAAAATGGTTCTTTCGCACAAAGTGCCGATCTAATGGTTTAATCGATCGGTATAAGGCTCGTCTGGTGGCTAAGGATTCTTGCAACTGCCGGGGTTAGATTTTTCACACAACTTTAGCCTAGTTGTTAAAGCTGCTACCATTCGTGTCGTGTTTTCTTtaagggctgtttggcaacttctaaaTGGTTAAATGCCGAACCAATAAGAGGCATAAACCTGTAAGATGATTGCTTAATTAATTAAGATTTTATAAAAGATTTGCCATTATATACTcagggttaagttattctacaaagactcctaattgtaagaagtgtaagaatgatttatagagtgacaaatgtcaataacctaaaactactacaccaccacccaaaaaccgccccctctaaaaaaaaaaaacctaaaaaaatcctgaacacccaccaccacccaaaaacctaaccccctcccccccccccacacacacccCTCCTctcgacaaaaaaaaaaaaaaaaaaaaaaaagaattttgggTCGGTgatgggagggggggggggggtgtaggtttttgggtggtggtggatgaGAAACATGGAAGCTACCTTACCCACACGTTCCACTATTATGAATGGTCCGACTCAGTTTTCCCCGTTTTCAGAATTGGATAACCCCTTTCCACGGAGATACTTTGAGCATAACCATATCACCCACCTGAAATTCGATTGGTCTTCGTCTTTTATCCGCGTATGACTTTTGTCGATCGTGAGCAGCTTTTAAATGAGCCCGGATCACTTCAATCTTTTCATTAGTGATCCTGACTACTTCTTTGTGGGCTAATTATCGCcgacccacttcaccccaacacaccAGGGTTCGACACTTTCTGCCGTAAATCATTTCATATGGGGCCATTCCAATActggaatggtagctgttgttatatgaaaattcagcTAGTGGTAGGTAGATATCCCAAccaccaccaaaatcgataataCATGCTCGTAGCATATCCTCGAGCGTTTGAAtagttctttcgctctgcccatccgtctgcggatgatatgcggtacttatgAACAACTTAGTACCCATCTGCTCTTGAAAATCGCGCCAAAAGTTTGAAGTAAATCGTGTATCTCTAATCGATACGATAGACACCAGTACTCCATGACGTGATATAAATTTCATTCGTGTATACTTCCGACATCTTCTCATGTAACATCCGTCTCACAATAGACAATTTTATACGAAATAcacatttttatatataaaaatacgaCCTTTCAAAAATTTATCAATTTAACTTCATACAAGTTTAAAGTATTAAAAAATGTAGTGTTAAGTGTTTACAAGATTGATTTTTGACTAAAAGTAAATAGATCAATGCGGAAGCTTTGTTGGTCATGCAGTCGATTCTTGATAACCGCTCGATCTTCATCCGGGATATCACCAACTTCACCTaacatcaaaaccaacttaaaagttagttttgacaaCATATAAATAAGTATAATCAAGTTCCAATATCgaataaatgaaaataaaataaaaatttcaaactttgatCTCTCGCGCCACGTGAGAGATTCACTTAAGTCTTTCGCAGGCCGCGAGCggccccgcgtgtcgcgccagatTAACGTTCCCCCGTCGCGTGCCGCAAATCTAAACAATAAATCATATCATTGTAGTCGGTTTAGTGTGTAGATCATAAATTTGTGTGTTAATTGTTCCAGATCTGAGTAATTTGAATGATTGTCGATGAACTCATGATAAAATTGTAGATCTAGGGTATATTTGGGGTcaaaaataaaatcaaaacataCCCTTTTGGTCGGAATTAATAGATTAACATGTTAACCATTTCAATTTCTTGATTTGATGAGTTTTGAGAGTAAAattatgattccgcttgaaacttagGGTATATTCTGATTCCACCCCAAACTGAGTATGAGGAGATTTCGCTCCTATGGGTTcagttgatttcgctcatatgagcAAATTCTGTTTCCGCTTCTAAGTTGCAAACTGATTCCGCTCCTAGTGTACCTTGTGATTCCGCTCCTACATCAGTTTGTGATTTCGCTCAATGTGTATCATTTGATTTCGCTTCTGTTGACAAGTGATTTCGCTTGTAGGTGTTTTGTGTTGAaatgtttctaagtgtttgattCATGTTGTACTGTGTTGATTTGCAGGGTTCAAACGTTATATTTGATCCACttcacaacagttgttgtgaTCTTGATGTGAAGAAAAATACAGAATTGGCAAAATTCAGCAGTATTTTGGAGTTCATGGGTAGAATACCAATTCAAAAGGCTTTGACTGATCAACGTCCATTGTACAAGTCACATATTAAACGTTTCTGGAAGCATTCAAAGTATGATGAAGCAAACAAAGCAATTCATTCAATTGTGAAGGTGCATAATGAAAAAAAGGAAATTGTTGTTACTGAGGCGCTCATTCATGAGGTTGTGAATTTTCCAGACGATGCAGATTCGCCAACAAAGTTTCCTGAACGGATGGTCAAGGGTTGCATGTTAAGGATGGGATATGTGGGTGCACTAAATGTTGGAAATTATTTGAAGTCAAAATTTTCAGACACCCTACAAGTTTATTGTTCATTGTGTATTAATGTCACTCAGCCATACCAAAGGAGGGTACGATACCATGCGTGACTACCAGATGAACATGGTCACTGCATTGGTTCTGAACAAAAAAGTATAACTTATCACACATTGTTTTTCACTACATGGCCGAGAACATCACAACGAAGAGCCAAACTTGGACGTATCCAAGATTCGTGCAAATGTTGATCGATCATGCATATCCAGAGATTGAACGTGATTTGAAGAATGATTTGTTAGTTCAGTCACACATGAGCAATGACTCTCTCAAGCAGCTTGCAAGATATCACCCAAACCATCCAAAACCAAAGATAGTCGCTAAATTCTTCGGATATATCAAAGATGTGAACTACGTTGATCCTGATCCAGTTAATCACCAAAACtggagaaatgaagaagagaTGAAGGAAGCAGCTTATGTTGATGAGCTAAAGACTCTTGAGGAGTTCAAAACCACCCGAAATGACTGGTTTGTCAAAGAAACGAGGAGGAGAGGCAAGAAGGTTACCCCTAAATCACAGGAGGGTGAGGGTCTTCATCACAGCCaaagaaaaagcaaaagaaagTGGCAAAGACGTTATTGATTGATGAGCCTGAGGTTGAAGAGCCGGTTGTAACTGCGGAAGAAGATCCGTATGCTGATATTGATCAAGTGATGTTAAATGTTGATGATTTAGTGTCTGAGCAAGCAGCTAATGTAGAAGCTGAGAAAGAGAAGGTTATTGATGATGTTGAAGGTGATGATGTCAATAAAAGTACAACAAGCTCTTCGAgttcttctgatgatgaaataGATGAGACTGAACGTCTAAAGAGAATTCAAGAAGCTATAGAGAAAGAGAAACAATTGAGAAAGAGGAAGAGACAGGAAAAAGATGATGATGCATACGTTCCATCTCCAGAGCATGTTTCTGAATCGCAATCACCTTCAAGTGGTAGAAAGAAAGCCGGAGCAAGAAAAAGAATTGTATCTCCAAAGATAAAGAAAGTTACTACAAAGATTACGAAGCCGAAGATAGTGTTAAAGAAGAAACCTTCCAAAGAACCGAgtaaacaaccaacaccaccacctgaACCTACACCACATCAATCACCAATACAATCACCACCACATCCTACACTTCCACAACAaccttcaccaccaaaacaaccaacaccacctagacaaccatcaccattacatctttcaccactacatctctcaccaccacaacaacaaaccttattcacatctcaagaaaaattcaaaacaccaccactcactcaAATTCAAATAACTCCTGGTTCTTCTGGGCACAAAGGTCTTCACATTCCTCCGGATAATCTGTAAGATATTGGAGATTTTGGCTTTGCAAACGATGAACATGTAAAGAAGTTAGAGAAAAAGATGGATGACGTGTTGAATGAAAACAAAGTGTTAGCAGCTGAGAGCAGACTGAGATTGATTTCCTGAAAGTGCGAGTGgctgaacttgaagaagaaaaggctCGCAGGGATGAACAGAACAAATATTTCGAGATGAAAAACAAAGAGCTTGAGGCTGCAAAGGCATTGAAAGAGCACGAGTTCTACATGTTGAACAAAGTAGTTGAGAATATGCTTGGAACGTCAATTGAGCAAAGATTTGAAGAGATTCAAGTTGAAGAGCTTAGGGCTAAACGCCAAGCTGAGATTGACGAACAGATGAAAGATAAGGGAAAGGGTACTGAAGGCAGTGTGGAAGTAGTTGAAAGATCAATTGTTTCATCTCTTGTTATTGAGAATCCTGTACCGTTATCCTCTATATCTGGCGTCTTTGAAGAGAATGTATCTTTAGAGGATCTTGctggtgatgatgatgaaaatgatgaagaagaggaTGTTGAGGAAAAaggtgatgatgaggatgatgaagatgaggatgatgatgatggggaagatgacgatgatgagaAACTTTCTTTTCTGCTAGCAGTCATGGTTCTGATAATGACAATGATGATGCTCAAGGTGGTATGGGAATTAAGGTGACTGAACAGTCAAGTCAAAGAACCGTTGATGATTTTTTGAATGACACTGCGAATGAAGAGACAGGGGGAGCTGAAGGAAAGGGGGAGCATGGTGATGATCAGAATGTTGATCAAGTTGAGAAGCTGATTCTTCGAATTGAACCTCATGTTGAAAAAGGTGAGATAAGGCATACTTACACATTGGATGAGGTACTGAAGATGTTCAATGTGAAAGAAGATGATTTTAAGTTCGATTTTGAGGAAGAGCTGAATGCTTTCGACATCAACCATCAGCGTGATTATGAATACAattatgttgaagatgctgatgTGTATGACAGAGTTGAGGTCGAGGATTGTACTGATGACGAGAGTGAAAAAGAAGATACTTCTCAGTTACCTACATTGATGGAGTTCTTCACTGAAGAAAATCGGGATGAACTTAGAAGAAAAGTTGCTGAAATTCTTAAAGACAAAAATTTTGATGGCACCACAAAAGATCCACTGAAGGAAGAACGTAAGAAATGGTTCAAGGAAAGCAATGAACGTAAATTCAAACGTCCGTTGAAATATTATCAGAGAGACAGAAGTATTTCTTTGGGGGATATTATTAGCTGGGGTTTTCTGCCTCAAGTTAATGCGTATGCGATCAGGAGAGAATGTGGTGTTCAATATTTTGAAAAGTTACATGATATTATGTCCCTTccatggtgggatgtggatgaGTTATCAGAAGTTAGAACCTTGGGGTATCCCGTCAGGAAGAATGATGCTGCAATGTGGGGATTGATAAAGTTTGAGGCTTTGAAAGAATTCAAACACTGGAAGCCGCATTACCCGAAGAGAGTTACAAGGGTAGATCCAGTGTCAGGGGTTGAAGAAACAATTCTGAATGTGAAAAAGCCGAGAACGATGAAGACTATACCAGTGCCACCAATGGAGCAGGAGTTTCACAAAGGCTTCATGGGCTGGGTTTATAGTTGTATCACGACTGAAGCTGTGATTACTTATCGAGCAGGAAGTGAATTACGAGAGATTTATATCTATGACCCGATGTGGATAGTGAATTGCTCTGCGAAAGATATTGAATGTTTATTCATCAACAAGATTCACTCTCAGGCTGAAGATAAAGAGCAAGCGTCGCAGTTTCAAAGAGTTGCTACTCTTTGCTTTTAGAAAGGCATAAAttctgaaagtaaatggaagtCAACCTGGTGGTTGCTTGAAGAGAAAGTCAAAAGGAAAGCTGAACGTGAAAGAAAGAAGCTAGAGGAAAACAGAGGAAAATGGATGAATATACAagctgaggaagaaaagaaaaggaagaaagagaATGATAGAGTGAGGAACTTGCTTAGGAGGAAGCCTAAGCAGCGTGGTGAAACGTTCAAGTCACtctgaagacccgaagacaagactgaagactgcggctgtatccaagggggagtttgttggtgcacgaatgtctaaagtctgcgtcttagtcttagtcaagcttgtatagggtctaggggtcaaatACGTAAGTTTTGTATAGTATAGGGgctgttttgaaaattttatgtGTTAAagagctgattccgctcgaaatgacattatgtcatttggagcgaaatcagccccTATAAATAGTAGTTTGTGTTTTCTCATTTGTAACTGAATGTCgaccgtgtagccgaactgctgccgaatttttctgaGAAGTATTAATGAGAAAATGTGTTTAAAGTGATCTGCATTCTGTTTCTACTTCATTCTACTTTGATTCAAgctgtttgtgtatttccgctgcataaacagtggtgttcatgctctgattgactcattcgatcgtcaataacgatcctacaattaagacgagaacgcaagaggttgtcggtgagggtgattcctatgctaaatgtaggtggataagtccaacccttttccgggctctcgttaaagaaggtgtatgccgaatcgctcaggtctatgtatgcatcgaacgaagtcgatggggagtccttcacggtacaattggcacagggacgactatcgtccaaatctttgctagagttgaaggtattatcgggagcaacgaggttgtttgaaggcgatcccaacacttcttcttggtcattgtcttgagatgaattaaggaaatccatcttaagttcttttagccaattaagaatcagatcttctagttgaaatagttcatcaagaagcatttctcctaaaatatctggttgggcgccttcgagggagagataaggattatttttactttcgcccctcttaaggctacaggcaaacgatgggtctatatagtggggcttataatttagaaaataacattctaattctttatgaccgcctccacataattgacaccacgtaccataagagtgccgaaagtaaaaaagatcattatcactcatttttgtgtcagaaattaccaaccgtcgggatcttacggttctgtttccagtaactgaatcttgggcacgggggcgtgttgagtggcacggccccgtgtttagcttactgtctgacttagaacaagattgccagttccaaagattgggcacggggcgtgttcagcgggcacagcccgtgctgagttctgcagaagctgaaaaattaagaaaatcctaaaaaaataaaaaaataaaaagaaaataaaaaaatgattaggccgttgattcctaactttcttaaaatccttgtgtccccggcaacggcgccaaaaacttgatgtgcgtgaagtgtgttatattttaggtatatattttaagcccttttacacttttttagccaagttttaaatttataaaacacgatatttactaacactaaacacacatatgggcaagtgcacccatcgtggacgtagtatagtgttggtaagataccgaggtcgtccaaggacacaagagcttttagtatcggtttatcctcaacgtctaatcaaatcaaaatgttagaaaaaggttttttaaactaagaaaataaaactaactaaaatgctgaaaaataaaataaaaataaaaacagatagacaagatgaatcacttggatccgactcgtgtatagtgtaacctttgattattttcgcacttttgcacttgtttaagagattatcttagttattgtagtaggcccctcttttgaaggcgatgttaccctcaacccagtagtttgagtcagcaaggatacaatcctaaagggccggattattgaaagataattaattaagttattaatgcataatgtggtaggcccctcttttgaaggcgacgttaccctcgactaagtagtctgagtcagcagggatacagtcctaagtagttgggttaaagttttaatagtagtttaacttatgaggggatcaaagagtttggacccccgccatccaatacctttgggtattgaaggaggtcctactaaatttgacctaagtcctttgcaggatctatacactgaacaatggcaagactcttaccaaaccgttcctttaacccccgaccaggtagccaacatacctccatatagaccgtggagatatgaatggtgaaaatcttttattttatatagacagtaaaataatgccaagacaccacggacaaacgataaggaagaatcaccttcaacataagaaactagtaattaaagtcattaatacaaaaccaattaaaaagtgcaaaagattaaaaataaagagtattacactaaacacttgtcttcaccaagtgatgtaagagacttaggcaaacatggcctttgattggtaagaactcttacgatcaatcttggatcccgagacgactcacacactctacgatggacaatggatgatggtggtggtgggtggtgggtggtgggtgaagtgtgagagaggtggtatgccaagggatgagttgcaagagctccaaacactcctatttataggctaaacagaagctcgggcacggccccgtgtccgctgggcacggccccttgTCCATCTGACCCTCtatcttcattaattgcaattcgcaattccaataaatgcgcctgcaggaagttgaccacgcccccgtgtccgctgggcacggccccgtggtgggaaGTAGAAGCTTCCAtggctttgtcttttctgctgctacttgggcacggccccgtgctcgctgagcacggggtgtgttcagtcttctgtcttctttgtttttcttgggaagatgcttccgggaggtcgggcatgccacttttattccttttcttgtatttatgttagattttgcggtctttttgcttcttttgttattttgagctcatttaatcctgacaatacaaaaggaagacaaaagcacactttttccatcattagtactaaaaaagggttagttttatgccacaattgatgtaatttatatgttgcattttgtgcacatcaggaGGTGATGGGGTTTATCTTAGGGTGAGGCCTGTAATGTTTGGGCCGGCACCCACATGGGCCGTTCCGGGGTTGGCAAAACGGAGGGGAATCCAACGGACTGAAACGAGGATTGGGGATTGGGTAATTTTTACACATACATCTAAAAAGTTTTCAAAgttcataagttaaactattcaaaaaagaaaaaaattaacaaCAATGGATGTGCACTAAAGTTACGTATGTGAACATGGGGATGGTTTAAGATAGGCTGTTGGGCTTGGTTGCAAGTGATTTAAGGTGCAAAGCATATGAAAACAAATATGGGCCGGTAGGTAAGCTTTGTGTATGGGAACCAAGAACCTTGGCCTCATATTTAGAGTGGGCCGACCTATAGTATGCACATCAGAAGACTTTGCTTGTGTATTCATGAAATATGTTGATTAAATGTGTGTATCACTGATTTGTATGATATACACTTTGGGCATCAAAGGATATACTATTATTtgatttatacatatgcatgaatGAGGTGTATTGGCTTATGAACTAATTACATGCTAAGAAACTGTGTGGTGATGTTGTCATGAACTATATGTGATATGAATTTACGTGAACTGTTACGCCATACATGCCAGGGGGTGATCAATCtatgtttacaacttgttttaATAAGTGGGTGTTGGTGCATGAGTCTAATTGATATCGGTAACTATGTTAGGATTGTTTTGAGTAACTGAACACgcaactaatcttaccgagcaaaccaaaggtgagtttatctctcttgagcatgcgtcccggtggttgggacagtcagtgggtatcctggggagggataagtcttttgggtaaaatcggtaatgttggataatatactcatcctatcaccattaaagtccctccgtgttgtttggttaccggggaggtaacatggtattagttagtagcgctacttaggtttggcaacctcaccccgtacctgggaggacgagtgttgaactaatgacctagtcatgaccaatgctttgataggagcattggagaaagggcaaagtaaatcagaagccgtcttgtattcggggtattatcaacattactttcggaattaaattcaacggattaactaaacacttggtaatcaacgttttcgtaaaactatgaactcaccagccttgtctgatacacttgttgcatgctcgcaggtcgttagatgtctatgattgggaacttgctgtctggagtagctggagtggtcatgggtcgactgaagggattcatgtgattgacTTATTGAtatatacattggttttgaaacaatttaactttgatttacttattgcttccgctgaacatgttggttttcatttaaactagTTGATGGTATTTTGTTAATAATTGAGAATTTTAGtttgaaacttgtatgggttcaatgtaattagtggctcgttttcggtacgtcacacgcctaacagggacattccctaggtggtatttttggggtgtgacaggtgttCTACGGGaagagtgtaagctttacttaccttgcattcGATTATGCTTTTCCCTTGTTTttatccgtttgacccgcttcttcccaagcttccacctagcttgtcaagcgtcaaactaccATTTATCATTcgcaagatggttagattagtcatcatttATTTCAACTATCCCACCTTACGGACTTTATATCAAAATTAACATTTTATCCTATTATAGattagtttgatttttttttttaagagtCAACTGCCTATTAGCATATGCAATGCACAATTAAGTTCAACAATCTCATTTAGTCATTCCATCAAATATCCGGTAGGCGTTATTTTTAGGCCACCATTTTAACTAAATTTCTCAACTAAGTTCATGCTATTATTAACATCAAATTAACATAATTTCAATCATTGTATGCTAATCTATCAATATCATACAAGAACTTGGGAGTGTTTCGTCACTATGAAACAACCCATTGCATCGTATatttaacatttggtttgtttatttAAACCTCAATGTTTACGTGTTGACTTTTACctctaacggtactttacccgctCATCCCCAATTAACTTGGTTTAATTCCCAAGttcatttttggggtgttacagaaccattaagtgttgaaccagtcagatgtctgaaccattaagaggcagtataatgcttaaccattcaaagCCAAacgtctgaccaattcagattagaggtcttaaccattcaaactcagtataatgcttaacc
Above is a window of Helianthus annuus cultivar XRQ/B chromosome 14, HanXRQr2.0-SUNRISE, whole genome shotgun sequence DNA encoding:
- the LOC110904076 gene encoding zinc finger protein 511, whose product is MMMIDNNLQTQSEFQYWFPVLRRFGPDDPFFASGNIERELLAKQVALDLTEEEKQQLRNLDDADSEVSCPIVGCGANLRSLVEFEDHYNARHTASCSVCSRVYPTSRLLGIHVSEAHDSFFQAKVARGYAMYECLVEGCGMKLKSYKSRHQHLMDKHNFPSSFDFFKKAQPSKKERSKKNQRKQHHATFTTENEEGASASAMQVEEETLNGLVSAVSKLTTSDSTPSAISFGRRHTRGLTFVPRAVQHETKK